The following are encoded together in the Penicillium digitatum chromosome 3, complete sequence genome:
- a CDS encoding Dihydroxyacetone kinase (DakA), putative: MQTKHFFTDPNHLVLTALNSLTLTNPSLALDRQNKIIFRRPDAPRRANKVSIVTGGGSGHEPAFAGFVGHGLCDASVAGTIFASPSAEQIRRAVIDRVPTDNGVLILPMNYTGDVLNFGMATEKSRVAGIKTEFFAINDDVGVGREKGGKVGRRGIGGGVLILKMVGALAEAGGSLDDVYALAQLANANLVSLGSSLEHVHVPGRGVPEDTIPHGEVEVGMGIHNEPGSHRVNFDLVELVEGMLRQLLDHNDPDRYYVTRKPEDQFVLLINNLGGVSPLELAGITDEVYRQLQRDYQVHLVRVIQGTFLTSLNGLGFSISLMKLVDPGLGMTTTMLELLDAPAEAVGWSAPINTTTWENSIYADPVDLKTSNLAEDIHSNLRLDPTILQTALNSGLKRVIKAEAEVTRYDTIVGDGDCGIGLKRGAEAIQSLLTTASPPLTTDVVSTVARIVTVVENVMDGTSGAIYAIFLNALAHGLLARNTTSPTTITTETWAKALKSSFAALGTYTPAKPGDRTLIDALGPFVDTLLETGDVRAAAAAARKGTESTKAMKASLGRSVYVGGEEEWIGKIPDPGAFGLSEFLTGLAEGI; the protein is encoded by the exons ATGCAGA CCAAACATTTCTTCACCGACCCAAATCACCTGGTCCTCACAGCACTTAATTCGCTTACACTCACAAACCCATCTCTTGCCCTGGACCGACAGAACAAGATCATCTTCCGCCGTCCAGATGCGCCCCGCAGAGCAAACAAAGTCTCCATCGTGACTGGCGGCGGTTCCGGCCACGAACCCGCATTTGCAGGCTTCGTTGGCCATGGACTCTGCGATGCCTCGGTCGCCGGTACGATCTTTGCCTCGCCATCTGCGGAACAGATCCGTAGAGCGGTCATCGATCGCGTCCCCACTGATAACGGCGTGCTGATCCTTCCTATGAACTATACCGGTGATGTCCTGAACTTCGGTATGGCCACGGAGAAGTCCCGTGTTGCGGGCATCAAGACGGAATTCTTTGCTATCAATGATGATGTCGGTGTTGGTCGTGAGAAGGGAGGGAAGGTCGGTCGTCGTGGGATTGGTGGCGGTGTATTGATTCTGAAGATGGTTGGTGCTCTAGCGGAAGCTGG CGGTTCTCTGGACGACGTCTACGCCCTAGCCCAGTTAGCAAACGCAAACCTAGTCTCTCTAGGATCATCGTTGGAACACGTCCACGTGCCAGGCCGCGGTGTACCCGAAGACACGATCCCGCACGGTGAGGTCGAAGTCGGAATGGGAATTCACAATGAGCCCGGCTCGCACCGTGTGAACTTCGACCTCGTCGAGCTGGTTGAAGGAATGCTGCGCCAGCTACTCGACCACAACGACCCGGACCGCTACTATGTGACCCGCAAGCCGGAAGACCAGTTTGTGTTGCTGATCAACAATCTGGGCGGCGTCAGCCCGCTCGAACTGGCCGGTATTACGGACGAAGTCTACCGCCAGCTCCAGCGCGATTACCAGGTCCACCTGGTCCGCGTGATTCAGGGCACTTTCCTGACCAGTTTGAACGGCCTCGGATTTAGTATTTCGCTGATGAAACTGGTCGACCCGGGTCTGGGCATGACAACAACTATGCTTGAGCTTCTTGATGCCCCCGCTGAGGCAGTTGGCTGGTCTGCTCCGATTAATACCACCACCTGGGAAAACAGCATTTATGCGGATCCCGTCGACCTAAAGACATCTAATCTAGCCGAAGACATCCACAGCAACCTACGGC TCGACCCAACCATCCTCCAAACCGCCCTCAACTCCGGCCTGAAGCGCGTAATCAAAGCCGAAGCCGAAGTCACCCGCTACGACACAATCGTCGGCGACGGCGACTGTGGCATCGGCCTAAAGCGCGGCGCTGAAGCAATTCAATCCCTCCTCACCACCGCTTCTCCGCCTTTAACAACCGACGTCGTCAGCACAGTCGCCCGAATCGTAACTGTTGTCGAGAATGTAATGGACGGGACCTCGGGTGCGATCTACGCGATTTTCCTCAACGCCCTAGCACACGGGTTACTTGCCCGGAACACAACCTCCCCGACGACAATCACGACAGAGACGTGGGCGAAGGCGTTGAAGTCTTCATTCGCGGCATTGGGAACATACACGCCTGCGAAACCTGGTGATCGCACGCTTATTGATGCGCTTGGGCCGTTTGTGGATACTTTGCTTGAGACTGGGGATGTGagggcggcggcggcggcggcacGGAAAGGGACGGAGTCTACGAAGGCTATGAAGGCGAGTCTGGGCAGGAGTGTTTATGTTGGTGGGGAGGAGGAGTGGATTGGGAAGATTCCTGATCCGGGCGCTTTTGGATTGTCGGAGTTTTTGACGGGGCTTGCGGAGGGTATTTAG
- a CDS encoding Small nuclear ribonucleoprotein SmD2, putative, whose translation MSTAPEPQVLDLLNKPKSDLTEYEIALVEEHELTAGPLSLLQTATRTHTQVLISCRNNRKLLARVKAFDRHCNMVLENVKEMWTEKPKGAKGKGVNKDRFISKMFLRGDSVILVLLS comes from the exons ATGTCGACCGCTCCTGAACCCCAGGTCCT AGACCTTCTCAACAAGCCGAAGAGCGATCTCAC AGAATACGAAATTGCTCTTGTCGAGGAGCACGAGCTCACTGCGGGCCCCCTGTCTCTCCTGCAGACCGCCACCCGCACACACACCCAGGTCCTGATTTCCTGCCGAAACAACCGCAAGCTGTTGGCCCGCGTCAAGGCTTTTGACCGACACTGCAACATGGTTCTCGAGAATGTCAAGGAGATGTGGACCGAGAAGCCCAAGGGtgccaagggcaagggcgTGAACAAGGATCGTTTCATCAGCAAGAT GTTCCTTCGCGGCGACTCTGTCATCCTCGTCCTGCTCAGCTGA
- a CDS encoding GATA transcription factor (Ams2), putative gives MESQDGIDVRPMRLKVLYTFDNENKINCLARWPHVLDIQTAFLDENTPVGVIELKTCIQAIVSASPELVGQLGKDFTVYAYDYSEFETPLVGQGMLSGMLASFSSTPETPNNQSKTMITGRVCKSPLSGLFSKGAQETLEVKLRLVPVPTVTHSEFDTQSWTNFVRQNPALLESSRSQSHNDNVGSPIHQSGIERFHQLLSEGSTPREFPTFHNNGSVRSVSPSHSYAGSRVSTPGRCRTPAHHQSYTKQSIPHSDMIRPSSSASMRDCDNQTQLSHVSHNNLRRGSIQSGYGSGDEESTEVPARKRAKVYQANWPGKSGMNIERQPTSLRVAASTAASVRIHRPTPVNPALAVEHSLEEPVRPPTPISRPSDFPRRSRPTASLLRESSSMSIASCPASYSSPYCMSDDVPATDAGGPSPEDTRYQGLFEPSFNMPSSPPVFDGRLPNRSSPVLPTMSLDHDPGFMSAGPDEIMDDETTIPLDDPRMEVSRGITREKCSVRATVQANSPGSIVSAARGTNNDPLSVDDNSMEQVSKQAPRPISRAPPSRPAQSRPTSRPPTSRPSSSSGAQRLAPKPLAPAPQIFHNDVPQIFRAIPASDPIIPPRSSVPVDVTFMPCETATSSSKQSKQPLKSKSLPKQGSKAVPKNIKARLDNAILNGLIPPYCENCGSIETASWRRAWVKTVKGSESLAEEMMKSSPMLYWEAVDRNDKGEVQRFKIYKKALEQDDNDWDQMTFCNPCGLWLHKFKQMRPEDKWTKPGAAKPANKKNSKKRLSRNREGQANSCPAARTRSKAAPKKPSASSPAPTEASSVHHDGDTPQMDNDDDDDQDGEGDYSPNESPRATSAELEGTFDTPGRRWSKEDAREVLARATKSSPGSRAQARSAPMPDPNSLTPKPLRRSLFQNTHVDGPLKELDSSMVNSCSPRRSPRIASTRDERMGQQKENLVPTPGDDLNDLFESPSIGFDSASPTPRRRNPRINAMDKRLSFPINSQSLNKRKDLGLVMSPARLSAERLQRIQSIHGSPRSSPRQQKSPAKPQSLAPHPANENIQQSFETLDGMMLDIFDDADKADAFFEIENSKFAGESWAEWLPADYVSPAGSCETPANELLNALFSENPNEKDNFTPDLLPFNFNDVVIPDSGFFSSDALATDVPKNQHAGEETEGQ, from the exons ATGGAATCTCAGGACGGTATCGATGTCCGCCCTATGAGGC TTAAAGTTCTCTATACATTCGACAACGAAAATAAGATCAATTGCCTTGCTCGGTGGCCACACGTGCTCGACATCCAAACGGCTTTTCTAGACGAGAATACTCCGGTTGGAGTGATCGAGTTGAAAACATGCATCCAGGCAATCGTCTCTGCTAG TCCAGAGCTTGTGGGTCAATTAGGGAAGGATTTTACTGTGTATGCCTACGACTACTCCGAATTCGAAACCCCTCTGGTCGGGCAAGGCATGCTTTCTGGGATGCTAGCTAGCTTCTCATCGACACCCGAGACACCCAACAACCAGTCGAAGACCATGATTACTGGGCGAGTTTGCAAGAGCCCTCTCAGTGGTCTCTTCTCAAAAGGGGCCCAAGAGACGTTGGAGGTCAAACTGCGGCTGGTGCCTGTTCCAACCGTCACCCATA GCGAATTCGACACCCAATCCTGGACAAACTTTGTTCGCCAAAACCCCGCTCTCCTGGAATCCTCGAGAAGTCAGAGCCACAATGACAACGTCGGGTCTCCGATTCATCAATCTGGGATTGAGAGATTCCACCAGCTCTTGAGCGAAGGCTCAACTCCACGAGAGTTTCCTACATTTCACAACAATGGATCGGTCCGCTCAGTATCGCCTTCACATTCCTACGCTGGCAGTCGAGTGTCAACACCTGGAAGATGTCGTACACCAGCTCATCATCAATCTTACACTAAGCAGAGCATCCCCCATAGTGATATGATTCGCCCGTCTTCAAGTGCTTCTATGCGGGACTGCGACAACCAGACTCAGCTTTCACACGTCTCACATAACAACCTTCGAAGAGGGTCCATTCAATCGGGATACGGTAGTGGTGATGAAGAATCAACGGAGGTCCCAGCCCGGAAGAGGGCCAAGGTGTATCAAGCAAACTGGCCGGGAAAATCAGGCATGAATATCGAAAGACAACCAACCTCGCTTCGCGTTGCAGCCAGTACGGCGGCCTCTGTACGAATCCACCGCCCAACCCCAGTGAACCCTGCTTTGGCGGTCGAGCATTCTCTCGAGGAGCCCGTCCGTCCACCTACCCCCATATCTCGACCGTCTGACTTCCCACGTCGAAGCCGACCCACGGCCAGCTTGTTACGGGAGTCGTCAAGCATGAGCATTGCTTCATGTCCTGCTTCGTACAGTTCTCCGTACTGTATGAGCGATGACGTCCCTGCCACAGATGCTGGTGGTCCCTCTCCTGAGGATACTCGCTACCAAGGTCTCTTTGAGCCGTCTTTCAACATGCCATCATCACCTCCAGTTTTCGATGGCCGTTTGCCAAACAGATCAAGCCCTGTTTTGCCTACCATGTCTCTGGACCATGACCCCGGCTTTATGAGTGCAGGACCGGATGAAATAATGGACGATGAAACCACCATTCCTTTAGATGACCCCAGAATGGAAGTCTCTCGTGGGATAACCAGAGAGAAGTGCTCTGTTCGTGCTACTGTGCAGGCAAACTCTCCAGGCAGCATTGTCAGTGCTGCCCGGGGAACCAACAATGATCCTCTCTCGGTAGATGATAATTCAATGGAGCAGGTTTCAAAGCAGGCGCCGCGTCCGATCTCTCGTGCTCCCCCTTCTCGTCCTGCTCAATCTCGTCCTACATCCCGCCCGCCCACATCAAGGCCTTCTTCGAGCTCTGGCGCACAACGTTTGGCACCAAAGCCCCTCGCGCCAGCGCCACAAATCTTCCACAATGACGTTCCCCAAATTTTCCGCGCAATCCCTGCTAGCGATCCAATTATTCCCCCTCGCTCTTCTGTGCCTGTGGATGTCACGTTCATGCCGTGCGAAACAGCTACTTCCAGTTCCAAGCAGTCGAAACAACCTTTGAAGTCAAAGTCATTGCCGAAGCAGGGGTCCAAGGCGGTGCCAAAGAACATTAAGGCACGCTTGGACAATGCTATTCTCAACGGGCTAATCCCGCCTTACTGTGAGAATTGTGGCTCCATCGAGACCGCCAGCTGGCGGCGAGCGTGGGTGAAGACGGTTAAAGGTAGCGAGAGCCTTGCAGAAGAGATGATGAAGTCTTCCCCCATGCTCTATTGGGAGGCCGTGGACCGAAACGACAAGGGCGAAGTGCAGCGTTTCAAGATCTATAAAAAGGCTCTCGAGCAGGACGACAACGATTGGGATCAGATGACCTTCTGCAATCCTTGTGGTTTGTGGCTCCACAAATTCAAACAAATGCGCCCGGAAGACAAATGGACCAAGCCAGGAGCAGCGAAGCCGGCCAACAAAAAGAACAGCAAAAAGCGTCTTTCGAGAAACAGAGAGGGCCAGGCCAATTCCTGCCCTGCTGCCAGAACCCGGAGCAAGGCCGCACCAAAGAAACCCTCGGCATCTTCTCCAGCGCCCACTGAAGCGTCTTCCGTCCATCATGATGGGGATACTCCCCAGATGGACAatgacgatgacgatgatcAGGATGGTGAAGGGGACTATTCTCCCAACGAGTCTCCGCGAGCCACCAGTGCTGAGCTGGAAGGGACGTTCGATACCCCAGGACGTCGTTGGTCCAAGGAGGACGCCCGAGAGGTGCTGGCGCGCGCCACTAAGTCAAGCCCAGGGAGCCGTGCACAAGCCCGCTCCGCTCCAATGCCAGACCCAAACAGTCTCACGCCCAAGCCTTTAAGGAGGTCCCTTTTTCAGAATACCCACGTTGACGGGCCTTTAAAGGAGCTTGATTCTTCTATGGTCAACAGTTGCTCTCCACGTCGCAGTCCGCGCATTGCCTCGACAAGGGATGAAAGAATGGGTCAGCAGAAGGAGAACCTTGTACCTACCCCGGGTGATGACCTCAATGACCTGTTCGAAAGTCCCTCCATTGGGTTTGATTCAGCAAGCCCTACTCCTCGTCGACGGAACCCGCGGATCAACGCGATGGACAAGCGTTTGTCTTTTCCCATAAACTCCCAAAGTCTCAACAAACGCAAGGATTTAGGCTTGGTTATGTCTCCAGCTCGACTGTCCGCTGAGCGCCTACAGCGTATTCAATCAATTCACGGAAGCCCTCGGTCATCACCACGGCAGCAGAAGTCCCCGGCCAAGCCACAGTCTTTGGCACCACATCCTGCCAACGAAAACATACAGCAATCATTCGAGACCCTTGATGGCATGATGCTCGACATCTTCGATGACGCCGACAAGGCTGACGCTTTCTTCGAAATTGAGAACAGCAAGTTTGCCGGTGAAAGCTGGGCCGAGTGGCTTCCAGCGGACTACGTCTCCCCTGCTGGATCTTGCGAAACTCCTGCCAATGAGCTTCTTAACGCTCTATTCTCGGAAAATCCCAACGAGAAAGACAACTTCACCCCCGACCTCCTTCCCTTCAACTTCAATGACGTTGTCATTCCCGACTCTGGGTTCTTCAGCTCGGATGCTCTCGCCACCGATGTACCCAAGAACCAGCACGCTGGTGAAGAAACCGAAGGCCAATAG
- a CDS encoding Nucleic acid-binding, OB-fold has product MSLQTPRILPSHLHAFHPSSSSSNTVRVLGTVTALHGNTGTLTCGNNGEITLILKSDARLQVGKLVEVVGKVADLEGGQGYGIRVLGSTEWGDPADCDYKIYENVVNATHKFKTIFYD; this is encoded by the exons ATGTCACTCCAAAccccccgcatccttccctCCCACCTCCACGCCTTCCACCCCTCCAGCTCTAGTTCGAACACCGTCCGCGTACTCGGCACCGTCACTGCGCTCCATGGGAACACCGGCACACTCACCTGCGGCAACAATGGTGAAATAACGCTGATTCTCAAGTCCGATGCTCGCTTGCAAGTCGGAAAGCTGGTTGAGGTTGTGGGAAAGGTGGCTGATCTAGAAGGTGGACAG GGATACGGAATCCGTGTACTGGGCTCGACGGAGTGGGGTGACCCAGCTGATTGTG ATTATAAGATCTATGAGAATGTTGTCAATGCAACGCATAAGTTCAAGACCATCTTTTACGACTGA
- a CDS encoding Microfibrillar-associated protein MfaP1, putative: MPPPLPSSHRGMTKNPVKPARYRPGKPIAEEPSSEEEDEEENPEEEREARREQERRRRAEALRRAKAPKASSFPAAAAAAAAASQKAEEDDDEEGFVTEEEDDKRTPAPAPKAVPHPTTDELKPPVSITAAKSDEENEEEESEEEESSEEESSSEDEAPRRMLIRPTFIKKDNRNTAASLAGKTQAQADAERAAEAEAQRAAQRQEKADQLIRDQLEKEAIARSTANRAWDYDELVEAEDEEAIDDTDGLDPEAERAAWTLRELKRVQRSREAIEASEKEREEIERRRNLTAEEREREDSEFITQQKEDRDATRGQTGFMQRYFHKGAFFRGDLEAQGLDRRELMGARFEDDVNRDTLPQYMQVRDMTKLGKKGRTRYRDLKSEDTGRFGDGLENRRRRDGPPGGVTDERFMPDRWGGGDDGDRGPTGANASVVRPRRRSKSRSPRRDKRDDRDSGRFERSRSRERRKRSLSPYDDREKRRRVDSS; this comes from the coding sequence ATGCCTCCTCCGCTCCCCTCCTCCCACCGGGGAATGACCAAGAACCCCGTCAAGCCTGCTCGCTATCGCCCTGGAAAGCCTATCGCAGAGGAGCCCTCGtctgaggaagaggatgaggaggagaaCCCCGAAGAGGAACGGGAGGCGCGTCGAGAACAAGAGCGGCGCAGACGAGCCGAGGCACTGCGCCGAGCAAAAGCGCCCAAAGCAAGCTCATTCccggctgctgctgctgctgctgctgctgcttctcAAAAGgctgaagaggatgatgacgaggaggGGTTCGTcactgaagaagaagatgacaagCGCACACCCGCACCCGCGCCAAAAGCAGTACCGCATCCTACGACCGACGAATTAAAACCTCCTGTGTCTATAACTGCCGCGAAGAGCGACGAAGAAAacgaagaagaggaatcggaagaggaagaaagctCCGAAGAAGAGAGCAGTTCCGAAGACGAGGCACCCCGCCGCATGCTCATCCGACCAACATTCATCAAAAAGGATAACCGCAACACAGCAGCCTCATTGGCTGGGAAGACACAAGCACAAGCAGACGCCGAACGAGCGGCCGAAGCCGAAGCCCAGCGTGCCGCGCAACGCCAGGAAAAAGCAGACCAACTAATCCGCGACCAACTGGAGAAAGAAGCGATAGCACGCTCAACCGCGAATCGCGCCTGGGACTACGACGAGCTCGTCGAGgccgaggacgaagaagctATCGACGACACAGACGGCCTGGACCCGGAAGCCGAGCGGGCAGCATGGACACTGCGAGAACTGAAGCGGGTTCAACGATCCCGGGAAGCAATCGAAGCAAGCGAGAAAGAGCGCGAAGAGATTGAACGTCGCCGGAACCTTACAGCCGAGGAGCGAGAGCGCGAAGATAGCGAGTTCATCACGCAGCAGAAGGAGGACCGCGATGCGACGCGCGGACAGACGGGCTTTATGCAGCGGTATTTCCACAAGGGTGCTTTCTTCCGTGGGGATCTTGAGGCGCAGGGCTTGGATCGTCGCGAGCTTATGGGTGCGCGCTTCGAGGATGATGTCAATCGCGATACGTTGCCGCAGTACATGCAGGTGCGCGACATGACAAAGCTTGGAAAGAAGGGCCGCACGCGTTACAGGGATCTCAAGTCGGAGGATACGGGGAGGTTTGGGGATGGGCTGGAGAATAGGAGGAGGAGGGATGGGCCGCCTGGGGGTGTTACGGATGAGAGGTTTATGCctgatcggtggggtggtggtgatgatgggGACCGTGGACCGACGGGGGCGAATGCTAGTGTTGTTCGGCCTCGGCGCAGATCCAAGTCGCGTTCGCCTCGGCGGGACAAGCGTGATGATAGAGACTCCGGTCGGTTTGAGCGGAGTCGATCCAGGGAGAGGCGAAAGCGAAGTCTGTCGCCTTATGATGACCGCGAGAAACGTCGGCGGGTGGACAGTTCCTGA
- a CDS encoding BET3 family protein, with product MAVPPRYATMQSISNGGSAPGSDRPQTQQSQLSQLSPGLRVPSNRKTIYDRHLNRTRNAELSRASFAFLFGEMVTYAQRRVTGIQDLEKRLNEQGYPLGLRLLDLLFYRSTSASSSSALSSSSSTTSSPPNRPLRIITLLHLIHGPLWRLLFGRAADALEHSVSPDTPNEYMITDNDPMVNTYISAPRDMSMLNCAAYVAGIIEGVCDGCGFETKVSAHNQPTELWPSRTVFLVRFGDPVMEREKVLERAGVK from the exons ATGGCGGTACCACCTCGATATGCCACGATGCAATCCATCAGTAATGGCGGCTCAGCACCAGGGAGCGACAGGCCACAGACACAACAATCCCAGCTATCACAACTGTCCCCTGGGCTACGTGTACCTTCCAATCGCAAGACCATCTACGACCGACACCTGAATCGGACTCGTAATGCAGAACTCAGCCGGGCAAGCTTCGCCTTTCTATTCGGGGAGATGGTCACATATGCTCAAAGACGAGTAACAGGTATTCAAGATCTGGAGAAACG ATTAAACGAACAAGGCTACCCTCTCGGCCTCCGCctcctcgatctcctcttctACCGCTCAACCTCagcttcctcctcctccgcccTCTCAAgctcctcctccaccacctcctcACCCCCAAACCGACCCCTCCGCATCATTACCCTGCTGCACCTGATCCATGGCCCCCTCTGGCGCCTCCTCTTTGGCCGTGCCGCAGATGCCCTCGAGCACTCCGTTTCCCCGGATACTCCAAATGAATACATGATCACCGATAATGACCCGATGGTCAACACGTACATCAGTGCGCCCCGCGATATGAGCATGCTCAACTGCGCTGCCTACGTTGCCGGCATCATTGAGGGTGTCTGTGATGGATGTGGATTTGAGACGAAGGTCTCGGCGCATAACCAGCCCACGGAACTCTGGCCTAGTCGGACAGTTTTCTTGGTTCGCTTTGGAGATCCGGTTATGGAGAGGGAGAAGGTGCTTGAGAGGGCGGGTGTTAAATAA
- a CDS encoding NAD+ kinase, putative, giving the protein MDKTLKNDNYGGASDSEVQNHLEVVFYPDSNHRRKSSLVTMDKPRIQPHPAQNDRTTACYVHSLIASEWTSPPHYLKDREEELVSVVDRDNKPLPTIIESRHLTKRQLSDMAWNVRKLSKKLGSIKLRLTVKNIFIVSKAQDQSLVSLTRKVTRWLLSKDRDSPYVVYVERRLETNADFGALQLVQDEPSAEGRLKYWDPKLAQEQPHLFDFVITLGGDGTVLYTSWLFQRIVPPVLSFALGSLGFLTNFNFADYQNSLNNAFRDGVFVSLRLRFECTIMRSKARMRDPHSRSLSDRDLVEELIGEEGEDTLTHTPDKVYEILNDVVLDRGPNPTMSQIELFGDDEHFTTLLADGICIATPTGSTAYNLAAGGSLSHPENPVILVTAICAHTLSFRPIILPDTIVLRMGVPYDARTSSWASFDGRERIELHPGDYVTVSASRYPFANVLPPGGQGEGWNQIYSSLLTVNRIFLVRNTSTSTSRITQLCCVRPLGVQLAAGGAPEDPPGCFA; this is encoded by the exons ATGGATAAGACACTCAAGAATGAT AACTATGGAGGGGCGAGTGATTCGGAGGTTCAGAATCATCTGGAG GTTGTATTCTATCCCGACTCCAACCACCGTCGCAAGTCCTCCCTTGTTACGATGGACAAGCCGAGGATTCAACCTCACCCAGCTCAGAATGACAGGACGACCGCTTGCTACGTCCATTCCCTTATTGCGAGCGAGTGGACATCACCCCCACACTACTTGAAAGATAGAGAAG AGGAGCTGGTCTCGGTGGTCGACCGTGACAACAAACCGTTACCCACAATCATCGAATCCCGGCACCTCACGAAAAGACAGTTATCAGACATGGCCTGGAATGTGCGCAAGCTGTCCAAGAAGCTTGGCAGCATCAAGCTAAGGCTCACTGTGAAGAATATCTTCATAGTAAGCAAGGCGCAGGACCAGTCTCTGGTAAGCCTGACTCGAAAGGTTACAAGGTGGCTACTCTCCAAGGACCGGGACTCTCCGTACGTGGTCTATGTCGAGCGGCGGCTCGAGACGAATGCGGACTTTGGTGCATTGCAACTGGTTCAAGATGAGCCATCCGCCGAGGGCCGGCTCAAGTACTGGGATCCCAAGCTTGCGCAAGAACAGCCGCATTTATTTGATTTTGTTATCACACTTGGTGGAGACGGAACCGTTCTATACACGAGCTGGCTGTTCCAACGCATCGTGCCGCCTGTGCTCTCCTTTGCGCTGGGATCGCTGGGCTTCTTAACAAATTTCAATTTTGCGGATTATCAGAATAGCCTGAATAACGCTTTCCGGGATGGCGTTTTCGTCAGCCTCCGGCTACGGTTCGAATGCACCATTATGCGCAGCAAAGCGCGAATGAGAGACCCGCATTCTCGTTCTTTATCAGACCGTGACCTGGTAGAGGAATTGATCGGGGAGGAAGGGGAGGACACATTGACGCACACCCCAGATAAAGTGTACGAGATTCTCAACGATGTGGTCCTCGACCGGGGGCCAAACCCAA CCATGTCTCAAATCGAACTCTTCGGGGACGATGAGCATTTCACCACACTGCTTGCTGACGGAATCTGCATTGCTACCCCAACCGGATCAACTGCTTACAACCTCGCCGCTGGCGGCTCTCTTTCGCACCCGGAAAACCCTGTCATCCTTGTCACTGCCATCTGTGCCCATACGCTGTCCTTTCGGCCGATCATTCTACCAGACACCATTGTCTTGCGCATGGGTGTGCCGTATGATGCACGCACGAGCTCATGGGCTAGCTTTGATGGACGAGAGAG AATCGAGTTACACCCTGGTGACTATGTCACCGTGTCAGCCTCGAGATATCCTTTTGCCAATGTCCTCCCTCCCGGTGGGCAGGGTGAGGGCTGG AATCAAATATACTCTTCACTACTGACTGT AAACAGGATTTTTTTGGTTAGAAACACCTCAACCTCCACATCACGAATAACACAGCTCTGCTGTGTCCGCCCACTCGGTGTTCAGCTGGCTGCTGGAGGTGCTCCCGAGGACCCTCCTGGATGCTTTGCCTGA
- a CDS encoding putative hydroxyacylglutathione hydrolase C824.07 has product MHIQSIPMWTGKGNNYAYLVTDESTKQSVIIDPANPPEVAPELKTQIASGKIDLTAIVNTHHHWDHAGGNHDILKEFKGLQVIGGKDCPSVTKTPTHGEEFKIGDRISVKALHTPCHTQDSICYYMQDGDERVVFTGDTLFIGGCGRFFEGSAKEMHKALNETLAALPDDTKVYPGHEYTKANVKFCIAVSQTEPIKKLQAFAEKNKETQGKFTIGDEKLHNVFMRVNDPEIQKVTGKTDPVDVMAALRELKNAM; this is encoded by the exons ATGCATATCCAATCGATTCCCATGT GGACAGGGAAAGGCAACAACTATGCGTACCTCGTAACGGACGAGTCGACCAAGCAGTCGGTTATCATTGATCCCGCCAATCCTCCAGA GGTTGCCCCGGAACTCAAAACTCAGATTGCTTCTGGCAAGATTGACCTGACGGCTATTGTAAACACCCACCA CCATTGGGATCATGCTGGCGGCAATCATGACATT TTGAAAGAATTCAAGGGCCTTCAGGTCATCGGTGGCAAGGACTGCCCATCTGTCACCAAGACTCCCACTCATGGAGAAGAGTTCAAGATCGGAGACCGTATCTCAGTGAAGGCCTTGCATACTCCTTGTCATACGCAAGACAGTATTTGCTACTATATGCAAGATGGAGACGAGCGTGTTGTTTTCACAGGCGATACTCTCTTTATTGGTG GATGTGGCCGTTTCTTTGAAGGAAGTGCGAAGGAGATGCACAAAGCCTTGAACGAGACCCTCGCCGCTCTGCCTGACGATACCAAGGTTTAT CCCGGTCATGAGTATACCAAGGCCAATGTCAAGTTCTGCATTGCAGTATCGCAGACAGAGCCTATCAAAAAGCTCCAGGCATTTGCGGAGAAGAACAAGGAGACACAGGGGAAATTCACCATCGGCGACGAGAAG CTCCACAATGTGTTCATGCGTGTCAAT GACCCCGAGATCCAAAAGGTAACTGGCAAGACCGACCCTGTGGACGTGATGGCAGCGTTGAGGGAATTGAAGAATGCAATGTAA